In the genome of Brachypodium distachyon strain Bd21 chromosome 3, Brachypodium_distachyon_v3.0, whole genome shotgun sequence, the window TGCATAAAACAGAATTGCTGTCATTGCTATTTCTTCTAAAATTCCTATTTATTTCAACTTGTGAAATTCTCTTAACAATAGTATGGACAGAAAGGTGAATTTACCAGCATACTACCACTTGCAGAGGTTTCGATGATGAGATGAGAACAGTTGTTGCAAGTAACCTTGAGGGAAGGGGAATCAGATTGCATCCTGCGACAAATTTAACTGAGGTGATTTAATTTAAGTTAAATTCTTAAACATCTGTTTGCTTTCCAACAGTTCAGCCTGCCATTCGGTTTGACCAATTTCATTTATGTAAACCAGTTGAGTAAAACAGCCGATGGCATTAAAGTCGTGACAGATAAAGGAGATGAGCTCATGGCAGATGTTGTTCTGTTTGCTACAGGTATTTACCATGtgctttttgtttgttttaacAGTCTTGTTTGTTCCATTTAAGCATTCTTCACATGATGAAATCATTTATGGGACAACACGACCCCTCTTGATTATTTGTGTCTGTAGAGCGAGAGATTGTGTTTTAGACTTGTATTGCTTtatatttgaaagatatgacTGGCTACTTAGTTATTTTGTCACGTTTTGATCTCTTGTCATTGGATGCTCAAGAATCAGACTCGTCTTCTAGTATCCTTACTCTGTTTATAATGCAGCATCtatctttttccttttgctcTGTGTTGAATGGCAACTTTCCACATTACTCTTATGGCtggttttttattttgtgcagGTCGCACACCGAACACTAATAAGTTGAACTTGGAAGCTGTTGGTGTTGAAGTTGATCAAATAGGAGCCATCAAGGTTTATCTTCTTTCTTCATTCatcctttctctttctctacCTGCTTGCTGAGATATGTTGTTACTTCTATTTTTATCATGACAAACCCTCATGTGAACTGGGGTTCGTGTCCATATTACGCACTGAATTTGCTGCTAGTTCTTGTAGCCTGTACTTTCTGAGGCTCTGAATAATCTAATTTGTTCATTTGGATTTGCTGTCTGTTTAGGTGGATGAATTCTCCCATACATCAGTTCCCAGTATATGGGCTGTGGGTGATGTAACAAATCGGATTAACCTGACACCTGTTGCACTGATGGAGGCTACTTGCTTTGCTGTAAGTGGTGACTTCAGTTTGTAATCACTTCATCATATTGGTTCTGACTGTTCTGTTCGATCTCTTTCTTTGTGTTCAGTCAGCAATTATTTATCCTTCCCTATCTTCTGTTGCAGAAAACTGTGTTTGGTGGTCAGCCAGTTAAGCCTGATTACAGAGATGTACCTTGTGCGGTTTTCTCGTAAGTAATAACCTTGTTTTCTTTAACTGTGTTTGGAGTACTTGTTTTAATTAACTTGCTTAGTTGCATGCATACGTCAGATATCCGCAATGCAAGCTTTGTGGTTTCAAGTTTCTCTGGGAAACTTGTTGTTGTGAACCTTGTTTATGTCACTGCTATCCTTTATCTGCAATAGATTTTGACAAATATTGTCAGCTAGAGAGTAGAATGACagaacacattttttttaagccAAGGAAACCTACCGAACTTCTCCTTTTTTCCAAATATATTCTTTTTATCAACTGTCAATCCCCTCACTTTTTATAACATGACAATATCTTTTCTTGAATTAGAATTCCACCTCTATCTGTCGTGGGTCTCAGCGAACAAGAGGCTTTGGAGGAAGCGAAGAATGATATTCTTGTTTACACATCAAGTTTCAATCCAATGAAAAACAGCATATCCAAGTACGTATCAtatttatcacgagatcatcTGTTGATACTACAGTTTCATCTTTCACCTTGTGTGCTTGTTAAGGGATACAGGATACTTTGGTGTTTTCACTAGTTGTGCACTCTTGCACCCTATCAATGTTCGGTTGGCTGTTAAGCTTCTGTTCTCCTGAGGAATGTTTCTAACCTGGTTCTTGTTTTAAAGACGGCAGGAGAAGTCTATCATGAAACTGGTAGTTGATTCTGAGACCGATAGAGTACTCGGTGCAGCCATGTGCGGACCAGATGCAGCTGAAATCATGCAGGTAAGCATATCCGAAGTTCTTCTGTTCTTCTAAAAACATATAATGTTTTTTATTATTCATTTCTGGTATTCTATAACCAACTTCTGCGGAAAAACTGCAGGGCATTGCTGTCGCGCTCAAGTCGGGAGCTACCAAAGCAACCTTTGATAGCACTGTAAGCTGAAAGAGACTACCCTCAAATTTGGACAGCCGCTCATATCAGTATTTTCAGGTTCTAACCCGTTGGCTCTGCAGGTTGGCATCCACCCTTCTGCCGCAGAAGAGTTTGTGACTATGCGGACCTTGACCAGGCGTGTGAGTCCAGCATCTAAGCTGAAGACAAACTTGTAAGCAAGATACGCAATAAGTTGGACCAAAAATATACATCTGTTTGGTTTGCTGTGGCTGTATACTCAGGCTCTTGATTTCAGTCTGGTAGCTCTACGTTTGGCACTTGAACCTGAAAGGGTAAAAATGTCAACACTGTATTTTGATAGGAATAAGATTTCTGTGTAACAGTCTGTACAGAAATCGTGAGATTTTAATGGTATTCAATCCAATAACCAAATAAGCTCTTGAAACATTTCTCCATTCCCTGAATATTATGGTCTGCCTCTGTTAAAATTTCTATTTCTATGATACTTTGAGGTTGTTTGTTCCAGTGGGCTTTGTGCTTTTACATAGCTGGGCTGGACAATAACATGGTCCTGAGACCTGACCGCGCACTCAATCAAGGCCCTCGTTATAAATTAGGACCTTAACATGAGAAGGTTACATTTCTTATCTGTCTACGACGCATGGTCCTTTTGTTCTCTGGCTGGCCCTGTGCATGCCCCGTAGTTTGCTCatccaaacaaagcaaaatatatCAATACGTTCTCGCTGGACACCGATCTTGCATCCTGTGCCGCCTTCAATTCCACCTGCTGTGCAGACTCGAGGATTATCTATTTATCTTCCCGGCTGCGAGACTGCAATCGGGAAAGCACGATGAATGCCTGCCTGGCTGGCTCCCTGGCTGCTTGCAGACCCACCAGCCAATCTCGTGCCTGCCTGGCCTAAAAGCAGTTTTGGGTTGCGCTTTCTCCATCATAAATAATCATC includes:
- the LOC100823986 gene encoding glutathione reductase, cytosolic — encoded protein: MARKMLKDGEVAVADGGGGESYEYDLFVIGAGSGGVRGSRTSAGFGAKVAICELPFHPISSEWQGGHGGTCVIRGCVPKKILVYGAAFRGEFEDAKNFGWEINGDINYNWKKLLENKTQEIVRLNGVYKRILGNSGVTMIEGAGSVVDAHTVEVTQPDGSKQRHTAKHILIATGSRAHLVDIPGKELAITSDEALSLEELPKRAVILGGGYIAVEFASIWKGLGAEVDLFYRKELPLRGFDDEMRTVVASNLEGRGIRLHPATNLTELSKTADGIKVVTDKGDELMADVVLFATGRTPNTNKLNLEAVGVEVDQIGAIKVDEFSHTSVPSIWAVGDVTNRINLTPVALMEATCFAKTVFGGQPVKPDYRDVPCAVFSIPPLSVVGLSEQEALEEAKNDILVYTSSFNPMKNSISKRQEKSIMKLVVDSETDRVLGAAMCGPDAAEIMQGIAVALKSGATKATFDSTVGIHPSAAEEFVTMRTLTRRVSPASKLKTNL